The Candidatus Hydrogenisulfobacillus filiaventi sequence CTGGGCCGCTGGGCCTGGTGGCCGGGCTACCGCTGGCCGCTGCCGGACCCGCCGGCGGCGGACGGGGCTTGATGCGATCGGACCCCTCCGGGTGTGCTATGGTGGTACGTGTCGTAGTCGTAGCCTAATGCCATCGGCAAGGGAGACAGGCAGCGATGGGGCCGGAAAGCATGGCCACATTGGACGATGTGCGGGATACAGGGCGGCTGTTTGACCTGACCTTCGCCCTCTTCCGCGCCCTGGGACGGGGTTTCCGCCGCGAGCGGGAGGACCTGTTCCACATCACGCCCACCCAGTACCACGTGCTGGCATTGGTCCGCGACCACGGTCCCGCGACCCTCATGGAGGTGGCGGCGCTGTTGCGGGTGGCCGGTCCCACCGCCACCCGGGCGGTGGAAGCCCTGGCCCAGAAGGGGCTGGTGGTCAAGGACCGGGACCCTCAGGACCGGCGGATGGTCTGGCTGCGCCTGTCCCCGCGGGGTGAGGACCTCCTGGGCCGGGAACGGCTGCAGCAGATCCGGCACCTGGAGGTGCTGCTGGGCCGCCTGGAAGGCGCCGAACAGCGGCAGCTCTGCCGCCTGCTGGCCAAGATGCTGGAGGGGGAGCCGGGCGGGCCCGGGGTGACGCCATGAGCCGCAGCATTGCGGTCGGGGTTATCCTCAACCCCATGGCTGGCCGTGACATCCGGCGGGTCGTCTCGGCCGCCTCCCTGGCTTCCGCCGCCGACAAGGTGCTGACCGTGCGGCGCATCCTGGCCGGCGTGCAGGCCCTGCCCGGGACCCGGGTCCTGATGGTGGATGACGACGCGGGGTACGGGCAGCTGGTGGCGCGGGCCTTCCCGGAGGGGTTTGTCACCCTGCTGAAGGACGAGGACCCCGATCAGTGGCTGTCTGCGCAGCGCACCACCGCCTGGGCGCGGCTGTTGACCGCGGCCGGGGCCCGGGTGCTGGTGGTGGTGGGCGGGGACGGCACCCAGCGCAATGCGGCGCAGGCGGGCGTGCCGGTACCCCTGGTGCCGGTGGCGGGCGGCACCAACAATGTGGCCTGCTGGACCGGCGACCAGACAGTGGCGGGGCTGGCGGCCGCGCGGGTGGCGGAAGGGCGGCTGGACCCGGCGGAGGTCGGCTGGCGCGCCAAGCTCTTGCATGTGCGCACCCCGTCCGGGGTCGAGGAGGTGGCCCTCATTGATGTGGCCCTGGTGCGGCAGCCGTTCACGGGCGCGTTGGCGGTCTGGCATGCCGGCGATGTGGAGACCCTGGTGCTGGCGGTGGCCGACCCCACCCGTCCGGGCCTGTCCAACATCGGTGGGCTGGTGGCCCCAGTCGGCCCCGAGGATGAGCACGGGGTCTGGCTGGACCTGGACGGCCCCGGCCAAGGGCGCCTGCGGCGGGACGCGGTGCTGGCCCCCGGCCTGTTGGATACCTTTTGGGTCCGCAGCCACGGGACCCTGCCCCTGGACGGGGAACGGGTGCTGGCCCGGCGGGACGGCCAGGGCGCCAGCGTGGCCCTCGATGGGGAGCGCACGGTGGTGCTGCGCCCCGGGGAAGAGGCACGGGTACGCATCCGGCGCGACGGCCCCTGGATCGTCGACCCCGCGCGGGTGATGGCGGTGCTGCGCACGGAACGGGGGGTAGCGGACGCCCGTTAGCCGCAGGGCGGGGTGAGGGTCCAGGAACTGCCGTTGGTGCTGAAGGCCGCCCCATGGGTGAGCACGTCCGGCCCCACCACTGCCAGCGCCAGGTCTGGCACGCCCATGACGGTCAGGGTGCCGCGGGCCAGGGGTACCGGCTGCCCTTGGTCGAGGACCTCCAGGTCCCGTCCGGGGATCCGGTAGCGGTAGGCGGTGCTGGTCGCCCCCGGGACCACCCCGCCCAGGCTGGTTACCCCCACCGGCTGGAAGCCGGCTGCCTGCAGCACGCTCTGGGGCAGGATGGAGTTCACCCCGCCCGTGTCCAGGAACACCGGCAGGGTTTCGGTGGCAGCCGGCCCGTCCAGGATCAGGGTGAGCGGGATGCGGTTGCCCTCCGCGGGGGAGGTGAAGCGGCCGCTCACCGGCGGCGGGCAGGCGCCGCTCCCCCGGGTGGCGGGTTCCGGGGTGCCCGGCAGGGTGAGGGCGACGCTGCGGGCCACCCAGCGCCCGGAGAGCAGGTACCAGATCACCTGGCGGTGCCAGTAGTGGATCACCAGACGGTCCCCGGGCCGGGTCCGGGCCATGGCGGCCGTAAACGCGGCACAGTCGGGGGTGGCCCAGGTGCGGTTGCCGTCGCTGCGGTCGGTGATGGCGGCGATGAGGTCTCCCACCGGGTCGGTGCGCTGGGCGGCGCCGACCAGGCCGGCAGCGGCCGCCGGCCCCCCACTCTGGGCACGGATGATCTCGCAGCCGCTTGCCGTCCAGTCGGCGGGGGGGTCGGCCACCGTGACCCCCAGGGAGCCCGGAGCCTGGTGGTGGATGGACGACCAGGTCCGCACCGCGGCGGCCGCTCGGGTAAGGTCGCCGCGGGCGGTAGCGAGCAGGTGCAGGGCGGTGTCCCCCAGCTGCTGCAACGCCTGGCGGTTGGCGTCCGCCTGGGCGGTCAGCCGGGAACCCGCCCGGCGGTCGTCGGCCAGCCCGGCCGATACCGCTGCCTCCAGGTCGGCGCCGGTGGCGTCCAGGCGCAGGACCGCCTGGGCCAGGGAGGCCTCCAGGGGTGAAGGGTCGGTCGCGCCCGGATCGCGGGCGGCGGCAGGGGAGGCCAGTTGCAGGACCTGCCCGGTGAGGGTGGAGACCGCCTGCGCCTCGCGGGTGAGGGCCGTGGCATCCGCCTGGGCCCGGGTCAGGTCCTGCCCGGCCGCGGTGAGGGCCGTGCTCGCCGACGCCGGTACTGCGGCCGCCCCGCCGGCCCGGCCCAGGGACCGGTAGGCTTCCCCGAGATGCTGCACCGAGGCCAGGTAGCGGTCCACGCCTACCGCCGCCCCCGCCATCAGTGCCCCCGCTGCCACCATTCCCCACAGAATGCCTGCCTTCACCCGTCTCCGCCTCCTGTCTACGCCAAACGCCGGCGGGCCCGGAAAGGTTTCCCGGTTCCCGGGTCCGGCCGGTGCGCAGGTCCCGCGGACAGGGAGAAAGGCCGTGGCCGGAGCCGCCCGACCTGCGGCCGGGGCCTGGCGTTTCCCTTGCCGCGGTTCCTTCCCGTCTGACGGCAGGCGGCCCCATGGCCCGCCGCCCTCCGGCTGCCCCCTCCGCCCGGAAGGCGCCTACGCCGGCAGGTACCGGGGGAGGGCCCACCCCAGCGGTAGCGCTGCTGCGCCATCGGCCGGTCATCCGGCTGGACGCACCGCCTGCCGCCCGCCACCGCGGGGGCTGCGGCGGCGCCCGCCGGGCCCCTGGAGCCGGGAGAGCCCGAAGCGGGGGCGCCGCTGGCGATCCGGCAGGCGGGAACCATGGGGCGGGTAGAGACCCCGGCCGGGCCCTCCCCTCCGCCACCTGCCGCGGCACCGCCAGCGGCCCCCGGCATCCCGGCCGCCTGTGCCCCATATCGTGGAAACGGCCGGGACGGCAACCCCGGCCGCGAAGGGGGGACGGGCGTCTTGGGCGCCGGAAAAGCGCTGCAGCCGGGGCCGGAGCTGGTAGAGGCGGTCACCCGTCTGGCCCGCCTGCGCCGGCAGCTGAAGGAACTGGAACACGAGGAGGCGGTGGTGCGGGAGCGGGTCCTGGCCCTACTGGATCCCTGGCCGCCGGAGGCCTTCCCGCTGGCAGTGGGGCCGCTGACGGTCACCCGCTACAGCCGGCCGGGGCGGTTGGACCCGGAGGCCGCTCGGCGCGTGCTGACCGCCGCCGGCCAGTGGCAGGCGCTTCCCGCCGAATGGACGGTGGCGGACCCCGCCCTGGCCGAGCACCTGGCCGCCCAGCTGGCCATCCTGCCTATGCCCGAGAGCAGTCGGGCGGTGCTGTCCGCCCTCTGGCGGGGGGCGCTGGCCCGGCAGCCGCGGCTGGACGCCGCCGTGCTGGACCGCCTGGTGGCGGAGGGCCGGCTGGATGCCCGGGACCGGGCTGCCTGTTTTAAAGGCGGTCGCCCGTCGGTGACGGTGGTGGCGGTGCGCTAGGCGGTCCCGCCCGGGCCCAGGCGCCCAGGACCGCCGCCGACGGCCGCACCCGGCGGGCCTGGGTGGCGTAGTCCACCGCGATGAGGCCGAAGCGGGGGCCGAAGCCGAGGGCCCATTCGAAGTTGTCCAGCGCGGCCCAGTAGAAGTAGCCCCGGATCGGGACCCCGGCCGCTCCGGCGCGGGCCAGGGCGGCCAGATGCGCCTCCAGGAAGGCGGTCCGGAAGCCGTCATCGGTGGTGGCGATACCGTTCTCGGTCACCACGATGGGGAGCCGGAAGCGGGCCAGCCGGTGCAGCAGGACCTCCAGGCCTTCAGGATCCACCTCCCAGTCCATGTCCGTGACCGGTCCCCCCGGTCCGCCGGGGGGATGGAAACCGGGGGTGAGGGTGGCGGGCCGTGACCCAGTTGCGGGTGTAGTAGTTCAGTCCGATGAAGTCTAGGCGGTCCGCCACCGCTTCCAGGAAGGCATCGTTGAACAGGCGGCCGGCCAGGGCCGCCGCCGCCCGGTCCCGCCAGCGGGGGGTGGCAGGCAGGAAGTGCACCTGGTGCTTGGCCACCCCCACCAGCGCCCCGGGAGCCTCGGCCTTGATGACGGCATAGGCTTCCCGTTGCAGGCGGGCCAGACGGCGGGAAAGGGTGAGCAGGCGGTGCGGCTGGCGCAGGCCTGGCGGCCATTCCCCGCGGACATAGCCCATCAGCACATAAATGAGCGGCTCGTTGAAGACCACGAAGCAGGGGACCCAGGGGGCCAGGGCCCGTACCGTGCGCGCTACCTGGGCCAGAAAGGGGCGTCCGGCCCCGGCGGCGGCGAAGCCGCCCCGGCGCGCGAACCAGCGGGGGAGGGTGAAATGGTGCAAGGTCACGCAGGGGATGAGGCCGCGCGTCCGGGCGGCCCGGGCTACCTCACGGTAATGGTCGAGGGCGGCGGGGTCGACCCGGCCGGGCTCAGGTTCCACCCGGCTCCATTCCACCGAGAACCGGTAGGCGTTGAGGCCGATGGCCTGCAGAAGGTCGAGGTCCTCCCGGTAGCGGTGCCAATGGTCGCAAGCAGCGCCGGAACGGGCCTGCCCCCGCACCCGGCCCGCCGCCTCCCAATCGGTCCAGTCGTTGTCGGTGCCGCCTTCCACTTGGTGGGCGGAGGTGGCTGCGCCCCACAGAAACGGGGGCAGGTCCGCAGGCCAGGTGGGCGCCGGCATGGTCAGGCGCCGGCTCCCGCCCGCACCGCCAGCGCCTTGGGGACCACGCCCAGGGTTACTGGCAGGTGGCCGATGAGTTCGCCGTCGGCGTCCACCCAGAGCTCGGGCGGACCGTTCACCTCCAGGCGGGCGGCGTTAAAGGTCTCAACCGCCGGGTGGCCGGTGTGGTTGCCGCGATAGGCCTTGACCAGCAGCGGCAGCACCTCCAGGCGGGGCAGGCGGCCGACCCACAGCACCGTGAGGAGGCCGTCGGTGGGGTCGGCCCCCGGGCAGATGTGGATGCCCCCGGCATAGAACGGGGTGTTGCCGGCGGTGAGCATGAAGGTCTCCCGCCGGCGGGCGGCCTCGCCCACGTGCACCTCCAGGGGGCGGAAGCGGTAGGTGAACAGATTAGCCAGGATGCCGCGCACGAAGGTCCAGGTGCCGGACCCCTTGCGGGATTGGCGGGCGTTGACCCAGCCGGCCACCTCCGCGTCGAAGCCGATGCCGGCCACGGTCAGGAAATAGGTGCGGTTGACCTGGCCCAGGTCCAGCTGCCGGATGCGGGGACCCTGGGGGCCCGGCTCATCCAGCGCCACGGCCAGGCAGCCTAGGGGATCGGGGGGCAGGTCGAGCACGCGGGCAAAGTCGTTGCCGGTACCGGCCGGGATCACGGCCAGCACCGCCCGAGCGTGGGGGCCCAGCCCGTTCACCACCTCGTGATGGGTGCCGTCCCCGCCTAAGGACACCACGGTGACGGCTTCGCCGGCCAGGCCGCGGGCGATGTCGGTGGCGTGGCCGGGGCCTTCGGTGGCGCGGACCTCCACCCCCCGGCGTTCCAGTTCCGGGCGCAGGGATTCATACACCCGCCGCGCATGCCCGTTGCCGGCAGCGGGATTGTAGATCAGGATGGCAGGGCCCACAGAATCATGCTCCTGTCTATTCGGGGATGCGCGCGCCCCCTTCAGCGGGGGCGTCACGGTTGGTGAGGGCCAGGGCGTCGGGGTCGCCGGCCAGCAGGGCGTGGCAGGTCCGGATCTCGTCCGCGTACTGGGCCTCTTTGGCCACCGGCGTCTCCAGGTAGAAGGGCACCGTCTGTAACCGGGGATCGGCCAGCACGGCCCGGATGCGGCGGGGCCCGATGAACCCCTGGCCGATGAGCTCGTGGCGGTCGCGGCGGGCGCCGAAGGGGACCATGGAGTCATTCAGGTGGATGGCACCCAGCCGGTCCAGGTAACGCGGTTCGGCAAAGCCGGGGAAGGCGGTGACCTCCCCGTCCGGCACTACCCCGGCCGCGAAGGCGTGCTGGGTATCGAAGCAGAACCCCAGCCGTTCGGGGGCGAAGGGTTCAGCCAACAGCAGGAGCTCCTCCAGGGTGGTCCCGATCTCGGACCCCTGCCCGGCCGTGTTCTCGAGCAGCAGGCGCACCGGCCCGCTGTAGCGCCCCAGCACGGTGGCCAGGGCCTCCTGCATGCGGGCCAGGGCCCAGGCCCGGTCGCGGTCCTTGCCCTTGCCGCAGTGGACCACCACCCCGTAGCTGCCCCGGGCCTCGGCCACCACCAGGTCCCCCACCAGGGCCTCGATGGACAGGTGGTAAAGTTCGTCGTCGGGGCTGGCCAGGTTGATCAAATAAGGGGCGTGGCCGATGGTGACCACGTCCTCCTGCGCCAGAAGCTCCCGCCCGCGGGCGGCGTCGGCCTGGTCGACCGGCTTGGCGTTGCGGAAGCCGCGGGGATTCTTGGTGAAGTACTGGAAACAATTGGCCCCCAGCCCGGGAGCCCGGGCCACGGCGGCTGCGTAGCCTTTGGCGACGCTGAGATGACAGCCGATGCGCATAGTCCGCCCCTTTCGTCCCCCAGCATGATGAAAAAAGTTGCGGGGACCGTCAAGCAACGGCGGGGTAGACCGCTCAGCTGTCCCCGCCCCGGACCAGGACCGCGCTGCCCTGCACCGCCGCCGCCTTCACCCGCACCAGGGCCTCCCGCGCCTGGCTCATGGGCCAGCGTTCCACCTCGGGCTCCACCCCGGCCTGGTCCGCCCAGTACATCCATTCCCAGGCGTCCCGGCGGGTGGCGTTGGCCACCGACCGCAACACCCGCTCACCGTAGAGCAGGCGGTAATCGAAGGCGGGGATGCCGTCCTGCAGGTGGACCGCGTTGATGGCGAGCACCCCGCCCGGGGCCAGGGCGGCCAGCGCCTGCGGGATGAGGCGGCCTACGGGTGCGAAGGTGATCCCGGCCTCCAGCGGCTCCGGCGGCGGGTCCCCGGCCGCGCCTGCCCACGCCGCCCCCAGCCGCAGGGCCAGGGCACGGTGGGCGGCACTGCGGGTGAAGACGTACACCCGGCAGCCCCAGTGACGCGCCAGCTGCAGGGCCAGGTGGGCTGAGGCGCCGAACCCCCACAGGCCCAGGGTCCGGGGCCGGTCCGGCCCCACCCCGGCCAGCCGCAGGGAGCGGTAGCCGATGATGCCGGCACAGAGCAGGGGCGCCGCCCGCACGTCGTCAAAACGGGCCGGCAGCGGTACCAGGTAGCGGGCGGGCGCGGTCAGTGCCTCCGCGTACCCCCCCGGTACCGACAGCCCGGTGAAGCGGGCTTGCGGGCAGAGATTCTCCTCCCCGCGCAGGCAGGCCGGACAGCGGCCGCAGGCGTCGTACAACCACGCCACCCCGACCCGCGTGCCGGGCCGGAGCTGCCAGGTATCGGTCCCCGGCTGGCCGGCGGCCGCCAGCAGGGCCCCGGCGAGACCGGGATCGATGCCCGGGGGCGGGCAGACCTCCGTGGCATCGGGGGCCGTCTCCACCACCCGGCCCACCACCTGATGGCCGGGGATGCCCCCCGGCGCCGGCAGGGGCAGCTCGCCTTCCACGGTATGGAGGTCGGTGTGACAGACGCCGCAGGTGGCCACCTCCACCAGCACCTCGCCCGGCCCCGGCCGGGGGCGGGGCCGGTCCGTCCGCCAGCGGAAGGTCAGCCGCGCGTCCTCCAGCGGGGCCGCCTGTTCCAGCACCCAGGCGCCCATGGTCCCGGACCCGGTTTCCATGTCCGTCGGTCTCCTTTCCGGCGGGATTCTAGGCGCATTGTACCGCGCGGGGGGCCGCCGGGTAGGCGGGTATCGGGTATGATGAGGACGATCAGCCCGCCCGCCGGGCGGGTGCGGGAGGAGGATGCGGATGCCGGCCGACGAATCCCGGGAGGCGGCCTACCCCATCATCGGGCCGGTGGAGGAGGGCACCGACCTGCTCGACCGCAAGCTCCTGGCGTACTTCAAGGCCCTGGGCCCCGACTACGCCAAGCTCATCGGCTTCCGGTTCGCGCGCCCGGTGGATGAGGTGCGCGCCCGGCTCGAGCACCTGGAGGCCCTGGGGCTGGTGGAACGCGTGGAAGGCCGGATTGTAAAGTACTATCATCGGCGGGTGAAGGCGGTGAAGCACCGCAACCATACCTATTATCAGCTGACGCGGGAAGGCGACCACTTCCTCCGCCGCCATCCCACCGAGCCGCCCCCCATCACCCATCCCAAGCGCTGAGGGCGGGAGGAAGCCGGCGGCCCGTCCCTTCGGGGGCGGGCCGCCGTGGCGCGTCAGGCCAGCGCCTGCCGCAGGTCCCAGATCAGGTCGTCGGGGTCCTCCACCCCGGCCGAGAGGCGCAGCAGCCCGGGCACAATGCCCAGGCGGCGCCGCAGCGGTTCGGGCAGCTCGCGATGGGTTTCCGAGTAGGGATGGGTGATGAGGGATTCCGTGCCCCCCAAGCTCACCGCGGGCAGGACCAGCTGCAGGCGGTCCATGACCGCCGCCACGCGCCCGGGGTCCCGGAGCACGAAGGAGACCATGCCGCCGGGGCCGCCGGCCTGGCGGCGGTGGCGGGCGTTGGCCTCCGGTTCCAGTTCGGGGTAATAGACGCGGGCCACCGCCGGGTGGTCCGCCAGCGCCCGCGCCACGCGGCGGGCGTTCTCCTCCTGACGGGTCAGGCGTAGGCCCAGGGTCTTGAGCCCGCGCAGGGTGAGGTAGGCGTCCAGGGGACCCAGGACGCCGCCGGTGCCGTTGGCCACTTCCCCCAGCCGCTCGGCATCCTCCGGCCCGCGGGCGACGAGGGCGCCGGCCAGGACGTCGTTGTGGCCGGCCAGGTACTTGGTGGCGGAGTAGACCACGATGTCCGCGCCCAGTTCCAGCGGCCGCTGCCGGTAGAAGGTCATGAAGGTGTTGTCCACCACCAGCCGGGCGTCGTGGCGGTGGGCGAGGGCAGCCAGGGCCCGGATATCGGAGATGCGCAGGACGGGATTGGAGGGCGTCTCCACGAACAGCATGCGGGTGGTTCCCCGCCAGTGCCGTTCCACCTCCTGCGGGTCGCGGGTGTCCACGAAATCGAAGTCCAGCCCCAGATGGCCCAGGTAGTCGGTCAGCACCCGGTAGGTGCCGCCGTAAAGGTCGTCGGTGAGCAGGATGTGGTCCCCCTGGTGCAGCAGCAGGAAGAGGGCGGTGATGGCTGCCATGCCGGAGGCGAAGACCCGCGCTCCCGCCCCGCCCTCCAGCCGGGTCAGGGCCTCCTCCAACGCGCTCCGGGTGGGGTTGCGGGTGCGGGAGTAGTCGTAGGTGCCGAGGGCATCGCCGCGGTGCTGAAAGGTCACCGTCTGATAGATGGGCGTGGTAACGGAGCCGTAGACGGGGTCCTGGCCCGTGCCGGCGTGCGCCAAGAGGCTGTCGATGCCGAACCGGTGCGTTGCAATCACAGGCAGCCCTCCTCGCCTTGTCCTGGTCCATAAACCGGGTAACGCCCCGCCGGCGGTAGCGGTTACCCCGGCCGCCGGCGTCCGGAGGCCGGCTTGTCCCTGCTTATGCCGGCCGGGGGCCGGCTATGCGGCCCGGGCAGCCCTCCAGGAGCCAAGCAAGGTACTTATGGACCATTGCGTGCGACATTCGGACTCATTATTGCGGGAAAATGGCTAGTACGTTAGGATCGGTCTGGCCTCAACAAATTCAGGAGGAGGCGGAGTGTTGCCGATGGGACGTACGCGCCTGACCTGGCTTGGCCTGACGGCTGCAATCGGGACCCTCATCGCGGGGTGCGGGGTGACCCCTACCGTCGCCCATGCCCCCTGGTTGACCCTCAACCCTGCCACCCGCACCGCCCGCATGCTGGTGGTGATGGATTCCCACCCCAACAATCCCGGGAACCTGGGCCTGAATTTCGATGATTACTCCCGGGGTGGCCTGGTCTTCCGGATTCCCCAGGGCTACCACGTGACCATGGTGGTGCGCAACGACGGCGGCCAGGCATATTCGGCCGGCATCTACAACGCCCGCCTGCACCTCGCCTTCCCCGGTGCCGGCATCCCCCTCTCCGCCATGCGCGCCAACCCGGACAACTCCTGGATCATGCCCGGGCAGACGGTCACCTACCACTTCACCGCCACCACCCCCGGGACCTATAAACTGGCCTCCCTGCTGTTCAGTGCCCCGTCCTCCGGCAAGCGGGCCAATCACCTGTTTACCGGCATGTGGGACACCGTCAAGGTCACCCCGGCCACCTGAGCGCCGCCCGGCCCCGGCAGGACCGGGGCCGCTGCCGTTGGCGCCCGTCTGACGACCAGTGACCCCCGCTTTTCCGCGCTTCACCGCCGGGCGGTTGAGCCCGCCCGCCGCGCCGCCGCACAATACCCTCAACAACGGGTTGCGGCGGCGGCCGCCAGTTCCGAAGGAGGCGCGGATCATGGCCAAGGATCGGGACCAGGACCTCATCACCCTGGTGGACGATGAGGAGCGGGATGTGGACTGGTTTGACGTCATGCGTTCCTGGTTCGCCCAGGACGAGGAGGAGCAGGAGGAGGAACCCCGCGAGCGGTAAGCGGGGCAGCGGGTCAGGGACCGGTAAGGGCCGGGAGGGGCGGCGCTTACCGGTCCCTCTTTTTTGTCGGAGGCCGCGGGGGCCCCGCCGGCAGCAGGCCGGTGTCGCCCCTGACGGTGTGTTATGATAATGAAAGAAAACGCCCTTAGTTGCGGCGGTAAAGGCAGGGATTCGGGCAGTCCTCCGGATAGGGGGCCGGAAATCCGGGCGCGCGGAGCGGACAGCATCCGGCAGCAGCCGGTACCGGCCGTCCAAATCCGCTGAAATCCCGCATATTGAGCAGAACAGCCACGGATGGCCTTTCCATGTCATGATGACAAAAAATCGGTTGACTAGCTGATATATTACATGTTAGACTGCCCGCGACGGCAGTGGCTTGTGGCAGGCGGAAGCGGGGGATGGCCATGGCAGGGATGGCGGAACCGGCGGCGGTGCAGGAGCCGCCCATGATTGCCGCGCGGGGGTTGACCGTCCGGCTGGGTGGCGGCGGTCAGCCCCTGCGCACGGTGCTGGAGGACATTACCCTCAACGTCCCCGTCGGCGCCTTTGTGTCGGTGGTGGGCCCT is a genomic window containing:
- a CDS encoding conserved exported protein of unknown function (Evidence 4 : Unknown function but conserved in other organisms), whose protein sequence is MLPMGRTRLTWLGLTAAIGTLIAGCGVTPTVAHAPWLTLNPATRTARMLVVMDSHPNNPGNLGLNFDDYSRGGLVFRIPQGYHVTMVVRNDGGQAYSAGIYNARLHLAFPGAGIPLSAMRANPDNSWIMPGQTVTYHFTATTPGTYKLASLLFSAPSSGKRANHLFTGMWDTVKVTPAT
- a CDS encoding protein of unknown function (Evidence 5 : Unknown function), producing the protein MAKDRDQDLITLVDDEERDVDWFDVMRSWFAQDEEEQEEEPRER